The segment AGAACGTCACCTTTAACGAACCCCACTTCCAGGGGCATTTTCCCGGTTACCCCATCATGCCGGGGGTGTTGATCCTCGAGGCCATGGCCCAGGCGGCGGTGGGCACCATCGCCCGGCAGCCGGGCTTCCAGCCGGGGGGGCTGGTCTTCCTGGTGGGGGTGGAGGAAGCCCGCTTCAAAAAGCCCGTGGTGCCGGGGGACACCCTGATTTTGGAGGGGGAGCTTCTCCTCTTCCGCCGGGGCCTGGGCAAGGTGGCGGTCAGGGCCTTGGTGGAGGGAGAGGAAAGGGCCAGCGCCCGGCTAAGCTTCGTGGTCCGGGAGGGATAGGTGGCGGACCTCTCCTCCTACCTCAAGCGGGCCCGGGGCGGGCGGGTGGTGCAGACCGGCTTCCTGGACCTCGAGGCCCAAGCCCTTCTGGAGGAGGCGGCCCGCGCCGAGGGGTTTAGGGTGGCCTTCTTCGGGGGCTTCCCTTTGGCGGAGCGGAAGGTGGCCGTGCTCTACCCGGCGGAGGTCCCCTCCGTCTACGACCCGGTGGAGGTGGTCTTCCTGGAGCGGGAGCCCCCGGACCTGGGGGAGGCCATGGGGGACCTGGAGCCGTGGGAGGGGGGGTTTCTGGTGGCCCTCATCCCCCAGGGCAAGAAGGCGCTCCAAGAAGCCGGCTTTACCCTCCTCCCCCCGCCGGAAGGGGCTTTGAAGGCCAAGAGCGAGCGGGTGCGCACCCTGGTGGTGCCCTCCTTGCGGGTGGATGCCGTGGGGGCTAAGGGCTTCGGGGTTTCCCGCAGCTACTTCGTCCAGGGGGTGAAGGCGGGGAAGGTGCGTCTCAAAGGCCGGCTCGCCTCCCCCAAGGAGGAGATGGCCCCCGGGGACACCCTTTTGGCGGAAGGCTTGGGAAGCCTGAGGCTTGTGGAAGTACTTGGCGAAACCAGGCGGGGAAACTATAAAATCAAGGTGGAGGTGGAACGGTAGGAGCAAAAGGAGAAGGGTCGGGGTAGGCTTGACGGCTTAAGGGATTGCCCTATAAGCTAAGGTTTGTGCTCTTTGGTCGGGCCAAGGGAGCACGGTAAGAGCCAGCCGCCGCGGGGCGCGAGGTCCCGCGGAAGAACCCTGTTAGCTTACCTCGGGCGGCCCGCTTTCCCATCCTTGAGGTGACGCATGGAGATCAAGCGGTTCGGTCGCATCCGAGAGGTTATACCCCTTCCCCCCCTGACAGAAATCCAGGTGGAATCCTACAAGAGGGCCCTTCAGGCCGATGTCCCCCCGGATAAGCGGGAGGACGTGGGCATTCAGGCGGCCTTCAAGGAGACTTTCCCCGTGGAGGAGGGGGACAAGGGCAAGGGCGGTATGGTCCTGGACTTCCTGGAGTACCGCATCGGGGAGCCCCCCTTTTCCCAGGACGAGTGCCGGGAGAAGGATCTGACCTACCAGGCTCCCCTCTATGCCCGCCTCCAGCTCATCCACAAGGACACGGGCCTCATCAAGGAGGACGAGGTCTTCCTGGGCCACATCCCCCTCATGACCGAGGACGGCTCCTTCATCATCAATGGGGCCGACCGGGTGATCGTTTCCCAGATCCACCGCTCCCCGGGGGTCTACTTCACCCCCGACCCCGCCCGCCCCGGGCGGTTTGTGGCCAGCATCATCCCCTTGCCCAAACGGGGACCCTGGATTGACCTGGAGGTGGAGCAAAACGGCACCGTCTCCATGAAGGTCAACAAGCGCAAGTTCCCCCTCATCCTCCTCCTCAGGGTCCTGGGCTACGACGCCGAGACCCTGAACCGGGAGCTTGGGGCCTACGGGGCGCTCGTGGGGGGCCTTCTGGACGAGGCGGTGCTGGCCATGCGCCCGGAGGAGGCCCTGGTGCGCCTCTTCACTCTGCTCCGTCCCGGCGATCCCCCCAAGAAGGACAAGGCCCTGGCCTACCTCTTTGGCCTTTTGGCCGACCCAAGGCGGTACGACCTGGGGGAGGCGGGGCAGTACAAGGCGGAGGAAAAGCTGGGCGTGCGTCTTTCCGGGCGCACCCTGGTGCGTTTTGAGGACGGGGAGTTCAAGGACGAGATCTTCCTGCCCACCCTGCGCTACCTCTTTGCCCTCACGGCTGGGGTTCCTGGGCACGAGGTGGACGACATCGACCACCTGGGCAACCGCCGCATCCGCACCGTGGGGGAGCTCATGGCCGACCAGTTCCGGGTGGGCTTAAGCCGCTTGGCCCGGGGGGTACGGGAGAGGATGGTGATGGGCTCTGCGGATACCCTGACCCCGGCCAAGCTGGTGAACAACCGACCCCTCGAGGCGGCCATCCGGGAGTTCTTCAGCCGTAGCCAGCTCTCCCAGTTCAAGGACGAGACCAACCCCCTCTCCTCCCTGCGTCACAAGCGCCGCATCTCCGCCCTGGGCCCTGGGGGCCTCACCCGGGAGCGGGCGGGGTTTGACGTGCGCGACGTGCACCGCACCCACTACGGCCGCATCTGCCCGGTGGAAACCCCGGAAGGCGCCAACATCGGCCTCATCACCTCCTTGGCCGCCTACGCCCGGGTGGACGGGCTGGGCTTCATCCGCACCCCCTACCGCCGGGTGAGGAGCGGGGTGGTCACCGACGAGGTGGCCTACATGACCGCCACCGAGGAGGACCGGTACACCATCGCCCAGGCCAACACTCCCCTCGAGGGGAACCGCATCGCCACCGACCGGGTGGTGGCAAGGCGCCGGGGAGAGCCGGTGATCGTGGGCCCGGAGGAGGTGGAGTTCATGGACGTTTCTCCCAAACAGGTCTTTTCCGTGAACACCAACCTCATCCCCTTCCTGGAGCACGACGACGCCAACCGGGCCCTCATGGGTTCCAACATGCAGACCCAGGCGGTGCCCCTCATCCGGGCCCAGGCCCCGGTGGTGATGACCGGCCTGGAAGAAAGGGTGGTGCGGGACTCCCTGGCCGCGGTCTACGCGGAGGAGGACGGGGAGGTGGTGGCGGTGGACGGCCGCCGCATCGCCGTGCGCTACGCGGATGGCCGCCTGGTGGAGCACACCCTGCGCCGCTATGTGCGCTCCAACCAGGGCACCGCCTTGGACCAGAGGCCCCGGGTGGTGGTGGGCCAAAAGGTGAAGAAGGGGGACCTTCTGGCGGATGGCCCCGCCTCCGAGGGGGGCTTCCTGGCCCTGGGGCAGAACGTCCTGGTGGCCATCATGCCCTTTGACGGGTACAACTTTGAGGACGCCATCGTCATCAGCGAGGAGCTTTTAAAGCGGGACTTCTACACCTCCATCCACATCGAGCGCTACGAGATCGAGGCCCGGGACACCAAGCTGGGCCCAGAGCGCATCACCCGGGACATCCCCCACCTCTCCGAGGCGGCCCTGCGGGATCTGGACGAGGAGGGGGTGGTGAGGATCGGGGCCGAGGTGAAGCCCGGCGATATCCTGGTGGGCCGCACCAGCTTCAAGGGGGAGCAGGAGCCTTCCCCTGAGGAAAGGCTTCTGCGCTCCATCTTCGGGGATAAGGCCCGGGATGTGAAGGACACCTCCCTCCGGGTGCCCCCGGGCGAGGGGGGCATCGTGGTGGGTACCCTGCGCCTGCGCCGTGGGGACCCCGGGGTGGAGCTCAAGCCCGGGGTGCGGGAGGTGGTGCGGGTTTACGTGGCGCAAAAGCGCAAGCTCCAGGTGGGGGACAAGCTGGCCAACCGCCACGGGAACAAGGGGGTGGTGGCCAAGATCCTTCCCGTGGAGGACATGCCCCACCTGCCCGATGGCACCCCGGTGGACATCCTCCTGAACCCCTTGGGCGTTCCTAGCCGCATGAACCTGGGCCAGATCCTGGAAACCCATCTGGGCCTGGTAGGGTTCTTCCTGGGCCAGCGCTACATTTCCCCGGTCTTCGACGGGGCGCGGGAGCCCGAGATCAAGGCCCTTTTGGCCGAGGCCTTCGACCTCTACTTCGGCCGGCGCAAGGAGGAGGGCTTCGGGGTGGACAAGCGGGAACTGGAGGTTCTGGCCCGGGCGGAGAAGCTGGGCCTGGTGAGCCCCGGCAAGAGCCCGGAGGAGCAGCTTAAGGAGCTCTTCCTCCAGGGCAAGGTGGTTCTCTACGACGGCCGCTCCGGCGAGCCCATCGAGGGCCCCATCGTGG is part of the Thermus caldilimi genome and harbors:
- the fabZ gene encoding 3-hydroxyacyl-ACP dehydratase FabZ is translated as MEIGEILALLPHRYPFLLIDRVLHADEKTFRALKNVTFNEPHFQGHFPGYPIMPGVLILEAMAQAAVGTIARQPGFQPGGLVFLVGVEEARFKKPVVPGDTLILEGELLLFRRGLGKVAVRALVEGEERASARLSFVVREG
- a CDS encoding RNA-binding protein — protein: MADLSSYLKRARGGRVVQTGFLDLEAQALLEEAARAEGFRVAFFGGFPLAERKVAVLYPAEVPSVYDPVEVVFLEREPPDLGEAMGDLEPWEGGFLVALIPQGKKALQEAGFTLLPPPEGALKAKSERVRTLVVPSLRVDAVGAKGFGVSRSYFVQGVKAGKVRLKGRLASPKEEMAPGDTLLAEGLGSLRLVEVLGETRRGNYKIKVEVER
- the rpoB gene encoding DNA-directed RNA polymerase subunit beta, which translates into the protein MEIKRFGRIREVIPLPPLTEIQVESYKRALQADVPPDKREDVGIQAAFKETFPVEEGDKGKGGMVLDFLEYRIGEPPFSQDECREKDLTYQAPLYARLQLIHKDTGLIKEDEVFLGHIPLMTEDGSFIINGADRVIVSQIHRSPGVYFTPDPARPGRFVASIIPLPKRGPWIDLEVEQNGTVSMKVNKRKFPLILLLRVLGYDAETLNRELGAYGALVGGLLDEAVLAMRPEEALVRLFTLLRPGDPPKKDKALAYLFGLLADPRRYDLGEAGQYKAEEKLGVRLSGRTLVRFEDGEFKDEIFLPTLRYLFALTAGVPGHEVDDIDHLGNRRIRTVGELMADQFRVGLSRLARGVRERMVMGSADTLTPAKLVNNRPLEAAIREFFSRSQLSQFKDETNPLSSLRHKRRISALGPGGLTRERAGFDVRDVHRTHYGRICPVETPEGANIGLITSLAAYARVDGLGFIRTPYRRVRSGVVTDEVAYMTATEEDRYTIAQANTPLEGNRIATDRVVARRRGEPVIVGPEEVEFMDVSPKQVFSVNTNLIPFLEHDDANRALMGSNMQTQAVPLIRAQAPVVMTGLEERVVRDSLAAVYAEEDGEVVAVDGRRIAVRYADGRLVEHTLRRYVRSNQGTALDQRPRVVVGQKVKKGDLLADGPASEGGFLALGQNVLVAIMPFDGYNFEDAIVISEELLKRDFYTSIHIERYEIEARDTKLGPERITRDIPHLSEAALRDLDEEGVVRIGAEVKPGDILVGRTSFKGEQEPSPEERLLRSIFGDKARDVKDTSLRVPPGEGGIVVGTLRLRRGDPGVELKPGVREVVRVYVAQKRKLQVGDKLANRHGNKGVVAKILPVEDMPHLPDGTPVDILLNPLGVPSRMNLGQILETHLGLVGFFLGQRYISPVFDGAREPEIKALLAEAFDLYFGRRKEEGFGVDKRELEVLARAEKLGLVSPGKSPEEQLKELFLQGKVVLYDGRSGEPIEGPIVVGQMFIMKLYHMVEDKMHARSTGPYSLITQQPLGGKAQFGGQRFGEMEVWALEAYGAAHTLQEMLTLKSDDIEGRNAAYEAIIKGEDVPEPSVPESFRVLVKELQALALDVQTLDERDNPVDIFEGLASKR